Proteins encoded by one window of Paenibacillus urinalis:
- a CDS encoding deoxycytidylate deaminase, which produces MCADIRKDWDTYFMDIAYMVSTRSRCPRRHVGAVLVQGKKLLGTAYNGAPMGVPDCSEAGCMISEEYELTNQDGKEVMVKKQRCVRTIHAEQNLLLFTDRADREGSSVYVTDEPCWTCANMLANSGITEIVFHRPYPKDTSKVRQMMEHKGITFRSLSGYEPPRETLMTVSD; this is translated from the coding sequence ATGTGTGCAGACATAAGAAAAGACTGGGATACTTACTTCATGGATATCGCTTATATGGTATCTACCCGTTCAAGATGCCCCCGCCGACATGTAGGAGCCGTACTCGTACAGGGAAAAAAGCTGCTCGGTACAGCTTATAATGGAGCACCCATGGGTGTACCGGATTGTTCAGAGGCTGGGTGTATGATCTCCGAGGAATACGAACTTACGAACCAGGATGGCAAGGAGGTTATGGTGAAGAAGCAGCGCTGTGTCCGCACCATTCATGCCGAGCAGAATCTGCTCTTGTTCACGGACCGAGCCGATCGGGAGGGCTCCTCTGTATATGTGACGGATGAGCCCTGCTGGACTTGTGCAAATATGCTGGCCAACAGCGGGATTACAGAAATTGTATTTCATAGACCTTATCCGAAGGATACGAGCAAGGTTCGCCAGATGATGGAGCATAAAGGGATTACATTCCGTTCGCTCAGCGGGTATGAGCCACCAAGAGAAACACTGATGACCGTATCGGATTAA
- a CDS encoding M3 family oligoendopeptidase, giving the protein MKFSEYRYERPDVAQFEQEFGSLLTVFREAKNADDQAKAMNELNKLRGAVATQLTLVSIRHSVDTNDEFYKAEKDFSDETTPLFQKYITEYYDALAHSEFRPELEARFGKQLFQLAELEIKTFSPDIISDLQLENKLTTEYSKLIASAKIEFEGEERTLSQLIPFGESTDRSMRKRAEEARTAFMSEHEETLDRIYDDLVKVRTSMAIKLGFNNFVEMGYARMSRIGYNAEMVEKFRAQVLEHIVPVASKLKERQRNRIGVDELYYYDENVVFPTGNATPKGDPEWIVQNGKKMYDELSPEMSEFFNFMLDNELMDLVSKKGKRSGGYCTFISDYKAPFIFSNFNGTSGDIDVLTHEAGHAFQVYQSRDLGVPEYMFPTHEAAEIHSMSMEFFTWPWMELFFEHEVDKYRFEHLASGLIFIPYGVSVDEFQHFVYANPEATPAERKQAWREIERKYLPHRNYENNSYLEQGGFWHKQGHIFGSPFYYIDYTLAQICAFQFWKRSREDYAAAWADYLNLCRQGGSKSFTELVAIAGLISPFEEGCVTSVIGTIEEWLDSVDDTAL; this is encoded by the coding sequence ATGAAATTTAGTGAATATCGTTATGAAAGACCGGATGTAGCTCAGTTTGAACAAGAGTTTGGCAGTCTGCTTACCGTATTTCGCGAGGCGAAGAATGCGGACGATCAGGCCAAAGCGATGAATGAGCTTAACAAGCTCAGAGGAGCCGTCGCCACACAGCTTACACTTGTCTCTATTCGTCATTCCGTGGATACCAACGATGAGTTCTACAAGGCTGAGAAAGATTTCTCCGATGAGACAACACCACTGTTCCAGAAATACATAACTGAGTACTATGATGCCCTAGCCCATTCCGAATTTCGTCCAGAGCTCGAAGCCCGTTTCGGGAAGCAGCTGTTCCAGCTCGCCGAGCTCGAGATCAAGACGTTCAGCCCTGACATCATTAGCGATCTGCAGCTTGAGAATAAGCTGACAACGGAATACTCCAAGCTGATTGCATCAGCCAAGATTGAGTTTGAAGGTGAGGAGCGTACACTATCCCAGCTCATCCCATTTGGCGAATCAACGGATCGCTCCATGCGCAAACGGGCGGAGGAAGCACGTACTGCCTTTATGAGCGAGCATGAGGAAACACTGGACCGCATCTATGATGATCTGGTTAAGGTAAGAACAAGCATGGCGATCAAGCTGGGCTTTAACAATTTTGTAGAGATGGGCTATGCCCGCATGAGTCGTATTGGCTATAACGCCGAAATGGTTGAGAAATTCCGCGCTCAGGTGCTGGAGCATATCGTACCGGTAGCCTCCAAGCTCAAGGAGCGTCAGCGTAATCGGATTGGCGTAGACGAGCTCTACTACTACGACGAGAATGTAGTCTTCCCTACTGGGAATGCAACGCCTAAGGGGGACCCGGAATGGATTGTCCAGAACGGGAAGAAGATGTACGATGAGCTGTCACCAGAGATGAGTGAGTTCTTCAACTTTATGCTTGATAATGAGCTGATGGATCTGGTCAGCAAAAAAGGAAAGCGCAGCGGTGGATACTGCACGTTCATCTCAGACTACAAAGCTCCGTTTATCTTCTCGAACTTTAACGGAACATCCGGAGATATTGACGTACTGACCCACGAGGCAGGCCACGCTTTTCAAGTGTATCAGAGCCGTGACCTTGGCGTTCCTGAGTATATGTTCCCGACACATGAAGCTGCCGAGATTCATTCGATGAGCATGGAATTTTTCACTTGGCCGTGGATGGAGCTATTCTTCGAGCATGAAGTGGATAAATACCGTTTCGAGCATCTCGCAAGCGGTCTTATCTTTATTCCTTACGGCGTATCGGTAGATGAATTCCAGCATTTTGTCTATGCGAATCCAGAAGCGACTCCAGCAGAACGGAAGCAGGCATGGCGTGAGATCGAACGGAAGTATCTGCCGCACCGCAATTACGAGAACAACAGTTATCTGGAGCAAGGCGGCTTCTGGCATAAGCAGGGCCACATATTCGGCTCTCCGTTTTACTATATTGATTACACCCTTGCTCAAATCTGTGCATTCCAGTTCTGGAAGCGTTCGAGAGAAGATTATGCTGCGGCATGGGCCGATTATTTGAATCTCTGTCGTCAGGGAGGAAGCAAATCCTTTACGGAGCTGGTGGCCATCGCGGGCCTGATCTCTCCATTTGAAGAAGGCTGTGTCACCTCGGTGATCGGAACGATTGAAGAATGGCTCGACAGCGTGGATGATACGGCACTGTAA
- the leuS gene encoding leucine--tRNA ligase — protein sequence MSQKEQPKHGYNPQAIEPKWQQYWDQNKTFKTEENPDKPKFYALDMFPYPSGAGLHVGHPEGYTATDIVSRYKRMRGYNVLHPMGWDAFGLPAEQHAIDTGQHPRDITVKNVNNFRRQIKSLGFSYDWDREISTTDPDYYKWTQWIFIQLYNRGLAYVSEVPVNWCEELGTVLANEEVIDGKSERGGFPVVRKPMRQWVLKITEYADRLLDDLDELDWAESIKDMQRNWIGRSKGAEVTFPLEGHNAGVTVFTTRPDTLFGASYAVLAPEHELVADITTAEQREAVEAYIEKASRKSDLERTDLAKEKTGVFTGAYVINPVNGAKLPVWIADYVLAGYGTGAIMAVPGHDSRDWEFAKEFGLDIIEVVSGGDVTQEAYTGDGAHVNSGFLDGLHNEEAIAAAISWLEENGKGQGKVTYRLRDWLFSRQRYWGEPIPILHLEDGTMKTVPEDQLPLVLPDVEQIKPSGTGESPLANVTEWINTVDPETGMKARRETNTMPQWAGSCWYYLRFIDPHNDKELVSKEKQREWLPVDLYIGGAEHAVLHLLYARFWHKVLYDLGVVETKEPFHKLVNQGMILGTNNEKMSKSRGNVINPDDIVDNFGADTLRIYEMFMGPLEATKPWNENGVEGAHRFLARVWRLFINEDGTLNEKISDQGTEEFKRTWHKTIKKVTDDLEHLRFNTAISQLMIFINEAYKAERLPREAMENFVQLLSPLAPHIAEELWSRLGHEESVTYVAWPGYDESLTVDKEVEIVIQINGKIVQRAHVAADLDAKGLEAHSLELPAIKEALSGKTIRKVIAVPGKLVNIVAG from the coding sequence TTGAGTCAGAAAGAACAGCCGAAGCACGGCTATAATCCCCAGGCAATTGAGCCGAAATGGCAGCAATACTGGGATCAGAACAAGACATTTAAGACAGAGGAAAATCCGGACAAACCGAAGTTCTATGCCCTGGATATGTTCCCTTATCCTTCAGGTGCAGGACTGCACGTAGGACATCCAGAGGGCTATACGGCAACTGATATCGTGTCCCGATACAAGAGAATGCGCGGCTACAACGTGCTTCATCCTATGGGCTGGGATGCCTTTGGACTTCCTGCAGAGCAGCATGCCATTGATACAGGACAGCATCCACGGGATATTACCGTGAAGAATGTTAATAACTTCCGTCGTCAGATCAAATCACTCGGCTTCTCTTATGACTGGGATCGTGAGATCAGCACGACCGATCCTGATTACTACAAATGGACGCAGTGGATCTTCATCCAGCTGTACAATCGAGGTCTGGCCTATGTATCCGAAGTGCCGGTAAACTGGTGTGAAGAGCTGGGAACGGTGCTTGCTAACGAAGAAGTCATCGACGGCAAGAGTGAGCGCGGCGGATTCCCGGTTGTGCGCAAGCCGATGCGTCAATGGGTGCTGAAAATTACGGAATATGCCGATCGTTTGCTTGATGACCTCGACGAACTGGACTGGGCAGAGAGCATTAAGGATATGCAGCGGAACTGGATCGGAAGATCCAAAGGTGCGGAGGTGACCTTCCCTCTCGAAGGTCATAATGCAGGGGTTACGGTATTTACAACCCGCCCAGACACCCTGTTCGGTGCAAGCTATGCGGTACTTGCTCCAGAGCATGAACTGGTAGCAGACATCACAACAGCTGAACAGCGTGAAGCCGTTGAAGCATACATTGAGAAGGCTTCACGGAAGAGTGATCTCGAGCGTACCGATCTTGCGAAGGAGAAGACAGGTGTGTTCACAGGGGCTTATGTCATCAATCCTGTAAACGGGGCGAAGCTGCCTGTATGGATTGCAGACTATGTACTGGCTGGTTATGGTACAGGTGCGATTATGGCCGTTCCGGGTCATGACAGCCGTGACTGGGAATTCGCCAAGGAATTCGGCCTTGATATTATCGAGGTGGTATCCGGCGGTGATGTAACACAAGAAGCGTACACAGGTGACGGAGCCCACGTGAATTCCGGCTTCCTCGATGGTCTGCATAACGAAGAAGCGATCGCAGCTGCGATCTCATGGCTTGAAGAGAACGGCAAGGGTCAAGGCAAAGTGACCTACCGTCTGCGGGACTGGCTGTTCAGCCGTCAGCGTTATTGGGGAGAGCCGATTCCGATTCTGCATCTGGAAGACGGAACGATGAAGACTGTGCCTGAGGATCAGCTGCCGCTGGTACTGCCTGATGTAGAGCAAATCAAGCCTTCCGGCACAGGTGAATCTCCGCTTGCTAACGTAACGGAGTGGATTAATACTGTTGATCCGGAGACGGGCATGAAGGCTCGCCGTGAGACGAATACGATGCCGCAATGGGCGGGAAGCTGCTGGTATTACCTGCGCTTTATTGATCCTCACAATGACAAGGAGCTTGTCTCGAAGGAGAAGCAGCGCGAATGGCTGCCGGTAGACTTGTATATCGGTGGAGCGGAGCATGCAGTGCTTCACCTTCTGTACGCTCGTTTCTGGCACAAAGTGCTGTATGATCTGGGCGTAGTGGAGACGAAGGAACCATTCCACAAGCTGGTGAACCAGGGTATGATTCTTGGAACCAATAACGAGAAGATGAGTAAATCCCGCGGTAATGTCATTAATCCAGATGATATCGTTGATAACTTTGGTGCGGATACACTGCGTATTTATGAGATGTTTATGGGACCGCTCGAAGCGACCAAGCCTTGGAACGAGAATGGCGTTGAAGGCGCACACCGCTTCCTGGCTCGCGTATGGCGCCTGTTTATCAACGAGGATGGCACTCTGAACGAGAAGATCAGCGATCAAGGCACCGAGGAATTCAAGCGTACATGGCATAAGACGATTAAGAAAGTAACCGACGATCTGGAGCACCTGCGCTTCAATACTGCGATCAGTCAGCTTATGATCTTCATCAATGAAGCATACAAGGCAGAGCGTCTTCCGCGCGAAGCAATGGAGAACTTTGTTCAGCTCTTGTCACCGCTTGCTCCGCACATTGCAGAAGAGCTGTGGTCCCGCCTTGGTCATGAAGAGAGCGTGACTTATGTTGCTTGGCCGGGCTACGATGAATCACTCACAGTAGATAAGGAAGTCGAGATCGTTATTCAGATCAATGGTAAGATTGTACAGCGTGCACACGTGGCAGCTGACCTCGATGCCAAAGGACTTGAAGCCCATAGTTTAGAGCTGCCTGCCATTAAAGAAGCACTTTCTGGCAAAACAATCCGTAAAGTGATTGCTGTACCAGGCAAGCTTGTTAATATTGTTGCCGGTTAA
- a CDS encoding ComEA family DNA-binding protein translates to MKRGTIAIALTALSASALILFGGSGDSGTEEWTEISDRVALSVNEGNANTEDRAGSAEGKETKADGSTETEASLGIGEQTVDGQSVSESTPSAKAHVTSSEVEEAVSDKAVDPLPEMMEADRVAGEDLSSSQAVQNTEPAADTIASAESAGVNSAAEGKVAVNTAALAELMELPGIGEKKAQAIIDYRAEHGPFQKLSDLTNVKGIGMKMLEKMSPYLYIN, encoded by the coding sequence GTGAAGAGAGGAACCATTGCCATAGCCTTGACAGCTCTGTCTGCAAGCGCGCTCATATTGTTTGGAGGATCTGGTGATTCGGGCACGGAAGAATGGACCGAAATCAGTGACAGAGTTGCCCTATCTGTAAATGAAGGGAATGCAAATACGGAGGATAGAGCTGGGTCAGCTGAGGGCAAGGAGACGAAGGCTGATGGGAGTACGGAGACAGAAGCTTCATTGGGTATTGGTGAGCAAACTGTAGATGGGCAGTCTGTAAGTGAAAGTACTCCTTCTGCCAAGGCACACGTAACTTCAAGCGAGGTGGAAGAGGCAGTCAGTGATAAGGCAGTGGATCCCTTACCAGAGATGATGGAGGCTGACCGTGTTGCAGGGGAGGATCTAAGCTCTTCACAAGCGGTACAAAATACAGAGCCGGCCGCTGACACTATAGCGTCAGCAGAGTCAGCAGGGGTAAATTCTGCTGCTGAAGGCAAGGTAGCTGTTAACACAGCTGCGCTGGCAGAGCTGATGGAGCTTCCTGGTATAGGTGAGAAGAAAGCACAGGCGATCATCGATTATCGTGCTGAGCATGGCCCTTTTCAGAAACTGAGTGATTTGACGAATGTGAAAGGAATCGGCATGAAGATGCTGGAGAAAATGTCTCCCTATCTATATATTAATTAA
- a CDS encoding GntR family transcriptional regulator: MSSPTLETRAYQELRRRIIFAEYMPGTLLSENDLAEQLSMSRTPIRAAISLLVTEGFVESYRGRGVLVKEISFREYTEILEVLISLQLYVINAVERRNLKFDLQELQKHLERQQQAKDSSDIPGYYVSYLDFVETMIYTIRNQHMLGVLEQTKGKFLYRMISYRKQFPHHQPYKSLESNQKAYEALVKGDLDAARSEITGIYTATYETLIMNGII; this comes from the coding sequence ATGTCTTCCCCTACACTAGAAACAAGAGCATATCAGGAATTGCGCCGCCGAATCATATTTGCAGAGTATATGCCAGGAACCCTGCTCTCCGAGAACGACCTTGCGGAACAGCTGAGTATGAGCCGAACGCCTATTAGAGCTGCGATTTCATTATTGGTCACAGAAGGCTTTGTCGAATCTTACCGCGGACGCGGCGTGTTGGTTAAGGAAATCAGCTTCCGCGAGTATACCGAGATTCTGGAAGTCCTGATCTCTCTGCAGCTGTATGTCATTAACGCGGTAGAAAGACGTAATTTGAAATTCGATCTTCAGGAGCTGCAGAAGCACTTGGAACGGCAGCAGCAGGCTAAGGATTCTAGTGATATCCCAGGCTACTATGTGAGCTACCTGGATTTTGTGGAAACGATGATTTACACAATCCGTAATCAGCATATGCTGGGTGTTCTCGAACAAACCAAAGGGAAATTTTTATACCGAATGATCTCCTATCGCAAGCAGTTTCCTCATCATCAGCCTTACAAATCTCTGGAATCGAATCAAAAGGCGTATGAAGCCCTTGTAAAAGGTGATTTAGATGCAGCAAGATCCGAAATTACGGGGATCTATACAGCCACGTACGAAACGTTAATAATGAATGGAATTATATAA
- a CDS encoding metallophosphoesterase family protein, whose amino-acid sequence MITQVNSKRNEVFVDESRIETSKRPWFGQLPEALPAQYSFAVMGDRCGMMTPGVFEQGLELLKDLNPEFVLFVGDLVEGYWKDADKAREEWEYIDAQIEATGLPFFQTIGNHDFGTQAMVDVWRERKGHEYYAFRAGDQLFLTLNTEDPFEEMPDEMIELIKRSTEKVHADPEHTMEYMKEFYEEITKELTPEQLQSMGKVGIGISAEQLAFFEKVLEDNKDVKHTFVSMHKPGWKADSAEFARLEAILQDREYTVFAGHFHTLEYTADANRTYIQLGRTGAGAHGIGRADDNLILWVTVNEDRVSYRVIHLDGVTDVMAYPPQLHHQD is encoded by the coding sequence ATGATTACTCAAGTGAACAGCAAGCGTAATGAAGTGTTTGTGGATGAGAGCCGAATAGAGACAAGCAAGCGCCCTTGGTTTGGACAGCTGCCGGAAGCTCTGCCAGCCCAGTATTCTTTTGCAGTGATGGGCGACCGCTGCGGGATGATGACCCCGGGTGTATTCGAGCAAGGACTTGAGCTTCTCAAAGATCTAAATCCGGAGTTTGTCTTGTTTGTGGGTGACCTGGTCGAGGGCTACTGGAAGGACGCGGACAAGGCGCGCGAGGAATGGGAATACATAGATGCCCAGATCGAGGCAACCGGCTTACCCTTCTTCCAAACGATCGGAAATCATGATTTCGGCACGCAGGCTATGGTTGATGTATGGCGTGAACGTAAGGGGCATGAATACTATGCTTTCCGTGCAGGGGACCAGCTGTTTCTTACCTTGAATACCGAAGATCCGTTTGAAGAAATGCCGGACGAAATGATTGAGCTTATCAAGCGTTCAACGGAAAAAGTGCATGCGGACCCTGAGCATACGATGGAATATATGAAGGAATTTTACGAGGAGATCACAAAAGAACTTACGCCTGAGCAGCTGCAGAGCATGGGTAAGGTAGGCATTGGCATTAGTGCTGAGCAGCTCGCCTTTTTCGAAAAGGTATTAGAGGACAACAAGGACGTGAAGCATACCTTCGTCAGCATGCATAAGCCAGGCTGGAAAGCAGACAGCGCAGAATTTGCACGTCTTGAAGCGATACTGCAAGACCGGGAATACACGGTGTTTGCCGGACATTTTCACACACTGGAGTATACCGCTGATGCGAACCGCACGTATATTCAGCTGGGACGCACCGGAGCAGGTGCCCATGGAATCGGACGGGCTGACGACAATCTTATACTGTGGGTTACAGTGAACGAGGACCGCGTTTCATATAGAGTCATCCATTTGGATGGTGTTACCGATGTCATGGCGTACCCGCCTCAGCTGCATCATCAGGATTAA
- a CDS encoding ComEC/Rec2 family competence protein, with protein sequence MKGRPLALFCACWIVGSSAAHLYDGLRLYAIVLGVILFLGILFYFTEIRGMLLTVLMTSIVLSCTYYEWNDLKNVTELPAYMEQAEGEVPGMTVELQGTIASKVEVDGDRVQFVLLAHKAREIGALDPNLQSSAETGTDEGAEVITDGEGAYGGRNKGSVKKENDVPTEAAPILNEKIQVQIRLLEEQEQTIADAWQRGDTLTMTGTLEAPGEARNYGSFDYRTYLHTQQIHWLVKAKGIDSIEHDLLDTLFDRHVILRWSDAAREELGGRMEAMFEEPHAGYMKGLVIGIGDEIDPDTYGEFSQLGLTHILAISGMHVAIYVSALLFVLSKCRLSKETALTITLFLVPVYVLISGSSPSVVRAGIMSMIGLYMARRGLMKDGLNILCLTALIMLLVEPYMLVNVSFQLSFLVTAGLMIFVPLLTPHFAKWPKILSGTAVVTIAAQLLSFPMTVYYFNQFSLLSFGANFLLVGFISFLVLPLGTLALALVYLWEPATKPIVWITEWLNSLTFDFVAWLNTFEQFVLIWATPHFMAVAAYYLVLYIIFLLLKKWRISRQPLTPRDEDTIPLTADHMIHSRGQQAVGIMPRKPGAFFLRGETRLQGAIDALQISSAWPELESVFGPQGAGYYARAPFHFFHKVLLAGLCVILSAGLFISYQGPYRASEGIVAVLDVGQGDSILISTPAGKHILVDGGGTIQFGEQEDWKQRRDPYEVGESLLVPLLKKRGIQQLDAVILSHGDHDHAGGLQAVLEDIPVSTFMFNGRMTDKDAFHELLQTALDKGVRLYEAYDGMVYEPDKDTRLTFMAPEAPPEEIHSETDDKKPLPVSEEQNHDSVVFKLDMEHRSFLFTGDIDAAAELDILDRLRRQSEPGSHEDTAHKRDAGEHSIASSEGDMEAKAQTKQQPPPPPQLVSQVDVLKVAHHGSKTSTTEEWLAYWQPQLSVISAGVNNTYGHPHPTVTDRLDQYGSEIYRTDTMGEVQIRVRDGVMEIRSKLGED encoded by the coding sequence TTGAAGGGGAGACCGCTGGCCTTATTTTGTGCTTGCTGGATTGTAGGAAGCAGTGCAGCTCATCTATATGATGGGCTAAGACTATATGCCATTGTACTTGGTGTTATCCTGTTTCTCGGTATTTTGTTCTACTTCACAGAAATTAGAGGAATGCTGCTTACAGTTTTAATGACGAGCATCGTGCTGTCCTGTACTTATTATGAATGGAATGATCTGAAGAACGTAACTGAGCTTCCCGCCTACATGGAACAGGCTGAGGGTGAGGTACCTGGAATGACGGTTGAGCTTCAAGGTACAATTGCATCCAAAGTCGAGGTGGATGGAGACAGAGTGCAGTTTGTGCTGCTTGCGCATAAGGCAAGAGAGATTGGAGCTCTAGATCCGAATTTGCAAAGCTCTGCCGAGACGGGCACAGATGAGGGAGCAGAAGTAATAACGGATGGGGAAGGAGCATATGGAGGAAGGAATAAAGGATCAGTTAAAAAAGAAAATGATGTGCCCACAGAAGCTGCTCCTATACTAAATGAGAAAATTCAGGTGCAGATCAGGCTGCTTGAAGAGCAGGAGCAAACCATCGCAGACGCATGGCAGCGAGGAGATACACTCACAATGACCGGCACGCTGGAAGCTCCAGGAGAGGCCCGTAATTATGGCAGCTTTGATTACAGAACGTATCTGCATACGCAACAAATTCACTGGCTTGTGAAAGCCAAAGGAATAGACAGTATAGAGCATGACCTGCTGGACACTCTCTTTGATAGACATGTCATATTACGATGGAGCGACGCAGCGCGAGAAGAACTTGGAGGCAGGATGGAGGCGATGTTCGAGGAGCCGCATGCCGGTTATATGAAAGGGCTTGTTATCGGGATTGGGGATGAAATAGACCCGGATACCTACGGTGAATTCTCGCAGCTGGGACTTACGCACATTCTCGCCATCTCAGGAATGCATGTCGCCATTTATGTCTCTGCACTGCTGTTTGTACTGTCCAAATGCAGACTTAGTAAGGAGACAGCACTGACGATCACCTTATTTTTAGTGCCTGTCTATGTGCTTATATCCGGTTCTTCACCTTCTGTCGTCCGGGCCGGAATCATGTCGATGATTGGATTGTATATGGCAAGAAGAGGTCTCATGAAGGATGGTCTGAACATTCTCTGTCTAACCGCTCTTATTATGCTGCTGGTGGAGCCTTACATGCTGGTGAATGTGAGCTTCCAGCTGTCGTTTCTGGTAACAGCAGGTCTCATGATCTTCGTTCCACTGCTTACTCCGCATTTTGCCAAGTGGCCGAAGATCTTGTCCGGCACGGCGGTTGTAACCATCGCTGCACAGCTGCTGTCTTTTCCAATGACAGTCTATTATTTTAATCAGTTTTCGTTATTATCGTTTGGAGCTAATTTTCTGCTCGTAGGGTTTATCAGCTTCCTTGTACTGCCGTTAGGCACTCTTGCTCTGGCTCTCGTCTACTTGTGGGAGCCCGCGACGAAGCCGATTGTATGGATTACGGAATGGCTGAATAGTCTGACCTTCGATTTTGTCGCATGGCTGAACACCTTTGAGCAATTTGTTCTCATATGGGCAACCCCTCATTTTATGGCGGTAGCAGCTTATTACTTGGTACTATATATTATTTTCTTATTACTTAAAAAATGGAGAATCAGCAGACAGCCGTTAACGCCACGTGATGAGGATACAATTCCGCTAACGGCAGATCACATGATTCATTCAAGAGGGCAGCAGGCTGTTGGCATCATGCCAAGAAAACCAGGTGCATTCTTCCTTCGCGGCGAAACCCGGCTTCAAGGAGCGATTGATGCGCTGCAAATTTCATCAGCCTGGCCCGAGCTGGAGAGCGTGTTTGGACCACAAGGGGCAGGGTATTATGCTCGTGCTCCCTTTCATTTTTTTCACAAGGTGCTGTTGGCAGGTCTGTGTGTAATATTGTCTGCTGGGCTGTTCATTTCTTACCAAGGACCTTACCGAGCCTCCGAGGGGATTGTAGCTGTTCTTGACGTTGGGCAGGGAGACAGTATTCTCATCTCAACGCCGGCGGGCAAGCATATATTGGTGGATGGTGGAGGAACAATCCAGTTTGGAGAGCAGGAGGACTGGAAGCAGCGCCGAGATCCCTATGAGGTGGGGGAGTCACTGCTTGTACCGCTGCTGAAAAAAAGAGGGATCCAGCAGCTGGATGCAGTGATCCTAAGCCATGGCGACCATGATCATGCAGGGGGACTACAGGCCGTGCTAGAGGATATTCCCGTTTCAACATTTATGTTCAATGGACGGATGACAGATAAAGACGCCTTTCATGAGCTGCTGCAGACAGCACTAGATAAAGGAGTTCGTCTATATGAAGCATATGATGGAATGGTATACGAGCCGGACAAGGATACGAGGCTTACCTTTATGGCTCCAGAAGCTCCCCCTGAGGAGATACATTCTGAGACAGATGACAAGAAGCCTTTGCCTGTATCAGAGGAACAGAATCATGATTCGGTTGTATTCAAGCTGGATATGGAGCATCGCTCCTTCCTATTTACTGGAGATATTGATGCAGCGGCAGAGCTGGACATATTGGATCGGCTGCGAAGACAGAGTGAACCTGGCAGTCATGAGGATACGGCTCACAAGAGGGATGCCGGAGAACATTCTATTGCTTCGTCAGAAGGTGATATGGAGGCAAAGGCACAAACGAAGCAGCAACCGCCGCCGCCGCCGCAGCTTGTGAGTCAGGTGGACGTGCTGAAAGTAGCACATCATGGGAGCAAGACCTCCACGACTGAGGAATGGCTTGCCTATTGGCAGCCGCAGCTATCTGTCATTTCTGCCGGAGTCAACAATACGTATGGGCATCCACATCCTACGGTTACAGACAGACTGGATCAATACGGCTCAGAAATTTACCGCACAGATACGATGGGAGAGGTTCAGATCCGGGTAAGAGATGGAGTGATGGAAATACGGAGTAAGCTTGGGGAAGATTGA